The Misgurnus anguillicaudatus chromosome 12, ASM2758022v2, whole genome shotgun sequence region TGGCATCTCCTGCCCTGCTGGCACCTCCGTGGCCACTTAAACTGCTTGCACATCCGTGTCCACCTCCCTGGTATCCGGTGTGGGCTGTGTTGCATTGATGCGGAGTATGTAAAGTACACAAGTATGTACAATTACACCATCAGAATCCCCTCAGTTACAAAGCACATACATCAGCAGGCATTGGTCATCACTTCTGGTGGCCCAACATGGCTCAGGACATTAGAAGGTTTGTGAGTGGATGAAAGGAATGTGCCATTTCTAAGACTCTTCAACATCTTCCCACCAGTAAACTTCATCCACTTACCATTTCACACAGTCCCTGCTTCTCAAGGTAACACATTCATATTTATCATTGTCAACCGTTTCTTCAAGTCAATTCGCCTAACACCCCTCAAGGTTTTACCCACTGCTATGAAAAGTGCACAGTTACTAATATTTCAGCATGTGTTCTGATATTTCTGTATCCCCAAAGATATTGTCTATAAAAGAGGTCCACAGTTTATTTTAGAGTCTGGAAATCTTTTATGAAGCTCCTAGATGTTATTTTAAGCCTTTCCTTTGGTTATTGTCCCCAGACCAAACAGAGAGGAAAATTTAGGAAGTCAGTCCCATCCTTCAAACCTTCTGCCATGACCACTAGAAATCCTGGAGCCAATTCCTTCCTTGCTTTGAGTATGCACTGAACTCCCTTCGACAGCAAACCACAGGTCTCACCCCATTTCAGTGCAGACTCAGCTATCAACCACCAATGTTCCCCTGTTCTCAAGAACTGACCAAAGTCCTTTCGGTCTAACATTGGTTCCAGAAGAGTGAGAGAGTCTGGGACTCAGCTCATCACCACCTGCAGGGGGCTGTAAGATGTCAACGATACGCAGTGGACGTAAACCTTTCAGGGCCACACACCTACCAAGTGGGACAGAAGGTGTGGTTTTCCACAAAGGACATCGGCCTGTCCCAGATACATCGGCCCATTGACCATAATCAAGCTGAACCTCTTCCCAGTAGGCAGTCTCATAGTTGTTGATGAGACCGATCAACGTGAAATCGTCTGCACACTTGATGATGGCATTAGATCCATTCACGGGCCTACCGTCGAGTGTGAAGATGGAGTAGATGAGGGGCTTAGCATGTAGCCCTGTGGTACGCCAGTATCAGTGAGGTTGGTGGCCTGACCTAACATGCTGAGGTCTATTGGCCATGAAGTCCATGATCCAGTTGCAAAGTGAAATGTTTATACCCAGGTTTCCAAGTTTAGTGACTAGCTTGGAGGGGATGGCAGTATAGAATGCTGAACTGAAGTCAACAAACAGCATCTACTGTCAAATATCTCACCTCAACACCCCATTCAGAACATTCAGAATATGTAGACATGTCAAATCGCTGTTACATAAGCAGTTAAAAGCTTTAATTTTTATATGGAGTTAGTACATTTGATGGCAGCAGAATCAATTACATATATGTGATGAAATAGAGTGTTGGagcataatgttgttttagggTGGAGTTCTGCTTTAAATTaatacattataaaaaatatcaaaagatGATATAATTATGCAGCATCAGAGTGGGTGGTGAATGGGTTGGTCAGTTTGACCTAGACATACTATAAATAAAAGAACAGTAAGGAGATCAGATCAAACTCTTATCAGGAGGAGACTTTACTCATGGCCTATGAGACAGAAGCTCATGAGACTCAATACTGCTTTCCTGCCATTAACTCATCATGCATCAAGACAAAACGCTCCACATATGAATACAATatcatgtatgtgtttttttcattgctgTCAGTATGGACtgtgtttctaaatctgctGGTGATCATCTCCATCTGTCACTTCAAGAAGCTTCACACTCCAACCAACATGCTCATTCTCTCTCTGGCTGTGGCCGACCTGCTCGTTGGACTTATTGGAATCCCATTGAAAGCAATCAAGTTGATTGAAACATGTTGGTACTTTGGATACATTATCTGTAGACTGTTTACAATAATCATGGGGCTGCTTTTCTCTGCATCTCTgagtaatttagttttaataGCTGTTGACCGTTATGTGGCTGTGTGTCACCCTCTTGCGTACCCACAGAAAATAACAATGATAAGAACAATAATTACTATCTGTGTCTGTTGGTTCTGCTCTTCAGCTTATAACATTTCAGTTGGTATAAGTGTCTCAAATAGAAAATACAGATGTTATGGAGAATGTGGATTTATGGTTACTTTTGCCTATATAATTACTGACCTGTTTCTGTCTTTTCTGCTTCCTTGTATCGTCATTATAACTTTATATTTGAGAATCTTTTATGTCGCACATCAGCAAGTGAAAGTGATAAACTCTCTGATGAGGAGTGGAAAACATCTAACAGAAGGTTCAGTGAGGAGGAAATCTGAGAGCAAAGCCGCTCTGACATTAGGAATCATTGTGACGGTTTATCTGTTTTGCTGGATTccctattatattttaattctAACACCAAACACAAGAATGACTTCTGTTACAGCCTACATTATGTTATGGATGTTGTATATTAATTCAGGTGTGAATCCTCTCATCTATGCTATATTTTACCCCTGGTTTAGAACGTCAGTTAAACACATCCTAAATCTAtccaaaatatttaagttagcaTAACTTCTACTGGTCTTGTgcattataataatactaaagGTTCTGGATTTACTAGCACTGTTCTCTAAAGAACTGGTCAACACAAGATATTAATTAAAAACTGAGAATATGTTTAAATAAACTCTTAGTTTGGCAGAGCTTAATAGAGTGGTTTGGTATAAAACCCATCAGGGTACCCAGCAGGTTTATAGACACTGCAAGCCAAAAATGTGTAAAGGCTTTTTGGCTTTTAGTCTTAAATACATCAGAATCTGCCGCACAGaacaaacaagcaaataaaaacacacatacaatagGCACAACAATGCTAtttgtataaaaatatttagCTTGATTAGTGTTCCAGATGTCCCAATAAGAGAAAACTGATTTTAATGTTGAATTTAATGAACATAATTCATTATTTTATGTGCATAAATTCCTGTTGGATTACTGAATATGTTTCACATGAGCACACAATACACTGGCCTGCATCATCAAGAGCAACTATTGCATCAGTCTGTCAATCTACTTGCATGTGAGTTTGTTTTCCACTTTTAACAATGCTTTGATGGATCATCTTTGGATGCAGCAAGCAGGTGTTAACATGACCCACCCTGAAGACCCTGcacacattttaaatataaaacatgaaGATTAAAGGTATAAAATAAATCACTATGTGCTAGAATGGGTCAAAAAAAGTTTGCAAGTCAAAAGCAGGGGCAAATAAAAGCAATCACATTCTGCTGTCAGTAAAATAAATTGTCTTAAAGTCAGCTTTTTACCCCTGCTGTATCATACATGTAAATTATTTGTTCAAATAACATGTCATTTATTTATGTGGAAGTTGCATTTGGTCAATAAAAGacgtttgtttattgttttccGCTAAAACCGTctagtttgtaaaaaaaaacctttcaaTACAGTTTACTTCGCATTGTGTCAGTAGCTGAGGCTatggggggaaactcctgtttactccacAATAGAGGCCTAttggttaaagtgcccatattatgaaaaactcccTTTTTCTTGGTTTTGggatgttattttgtgtctctgatgctcccacacgcatacaaacttggaaaaaaccccatccatgctgttttgagtgagatactggtttctgaatgtcctctgccttgagtctcagattgcgttcaaactcagctccgttgttacgtaactagccgtttcgtcacattcagtttgaattttcccgcccaccaccccactcgcaggtctccacccaccaggagctagagagagcacagagcagtcagtcACTTCCAGATACcctgctgttatcatgtctcactgaaataacagcggtaacactttacaataacagtacatgaataatcatgtactaatacataaattaataattacTTTAATATGAAGTAATGATAAGTTAAGCCATGTACTAATCAATAACTTACCATAACTATGTCATGAGTCATATGAATTAATGCATGAATTACAGCCACCTTAACTACAcattaatacatgtttgttagttaatgcattaattaacactttgggtaaccaaaatcaaacatgctctagaacagtggttcccaacggTTCGCAGGATCTGATGCTTTGTTTGAGGTCAAataaagatgcataaaatgttcCACTTATAATTTAGAAAcaaaatatatctttcaaatTCATGTGCTCACAATACCAAGATAGCAGGTagttaaagtattttattatgtaagaTAATTGTTCTCTATTTTTGTGTGCTTGTCAATGTAGATTGCAAAATCAAAAGGAAGGTGGATGTAAACGTTACGGCCTACAACAGGCTGTCCGCTCGTTGCACTTGTGGTCTGCTGCTTTTGGCGCTGTCAAAATATTTCAGTTAAAATCATTCGGACTATTCCTCAGAAATGACAAACATGTTAACCAAAGTCACAATGCCAAATGTATAGTGTTCATATAAAGACAATCAAACCGTCAATCATACCAGTTTATTTGTGAAAGCCATTAAAATGTTATCTTgatgttattttaattattgtttaattaatttttcacATTGTATCAGGATCAGCGTTCAGCCAGGGGCGGATCTACGGGTGGATTCATGGAAAAcattatgttttttcattcaaaCCGTAATTCTTCAACCATTTGAACTATCAAAAAATTAGAATTGCTCCTAAAGAAAACAAATTGCGCTTTTGgcaatatatggtttattacggtAATGTCTTGCTTTCCGTCCACCAATCGCTGCTGTCATTTAGAGCGGAAGAGGCGGGTTTGAAGAGAGCGCGGTAGGTTAGATTGCACTGAGTAGCAGATTTGTGTCAACGTGTGGATCACTGCGGTAAAGAAAAGACTTCTAAATAAAAACGGCGTACACCAGCAACACTAAAGTTAACTCGCTCTTGGTGGCTCGGGACTCGACGGCCTGACTggactgtttaagttgattttcaataaagcagtgttgaatTTTTTGCTTCTGGGTCCTCTATGTTTCTGAAACAGTGCTTAGGTAAGCCACGGGCGTTTAGCTAAATAAATTCTCAATGCTTAAATAGTTCATCGTAAATCGTtctaatatgcttatgacttgcgaatgttaTGCTTATTTAATTGAAATAAACCAagcttaatgacgtatgcagcctgcatatccgacctccggaggatgcagccttctGTTTGAGAGACGACCAATTGTAATACAGTTAGATTGAATAACGTAATTCCAtcttaaaatgtacaaaactgaCGGAAAAAACACAGTCATTTTATCTTCCCAATTAAcgcaagttaaaaaaaagtatgtgCATTTTTCTGGCCCGCAGATGTATAGATGCCCACCCATCAAAAACACTTTCTGCCTCCGCCACTGggtaacttatatttttatttgttaatgtatGATAAGGTCATGCCTTTACTAAGGGGGCACATCATTACTAACTCATCGTTTACTACtcataaactaacataaattcATGATTTATTCATGTATGATTAGGTCatgactttacttgaaggggcacatcattattaactcatcgttaactactcataaactaacataaattcatgatttgttaTAGTATGATTGGATCATGACTTTACTGGAGGGGGCACATCATTACTAACTCATCGTTAACTACTCATAAACTAACAAAAATTAATGATTTGTTAATGTATGATTAGGTCatgactttacttgaaggggcacatcattattaactcatcgttaactactcataaactaacataaattcATGATTTATTAATGTATGATTAGGTCATGACTTTACTTGAGGGGGCACATCATTATTAACTACTCATAAAGTAACATAAATTAATGACTTGTTAATGTATTATTGTGTAGGCCCTACACAATGACTTTTCTTGGAGGGGTACACTGTTAAAAAGTTATCAATTACACATTCTATACAAATTCAGCTCATCAAAATCCTAATTTTTGGTGGTTTTAAAGGAGAGGAGCAAATGTGAAAATTGGTCAGACATTTGGAAGGGGTAATAATGGCTTAAAAGAAGAACAAGACAGATACTGTATATGCATTTTGATAATAAGATGAGCCAGTTCACACAATAACCATCGTCTGTAGGCTAACACTGATTTAAATTTAGAAAGAATAGCGTCTGTCACTCTTAATGGCAGCAGTGGaactaattttaattattaattcaTAATTGCACATTTAATGATTAAGGTTAACTGTAAATGTTGCAAGAAATCCAGTGCCATTCAATGTTTTTAGCTCAGCTGCAGGAGCAAATGTTTAAACAGTTTTGCattacaaatgtaaatattttgcaTTAACAAAAGTTATTTTCGTTCTTCTAGAGAGCTTGTTTGATATGGGGTATGCAAAGtgttaattaatgcattaactaacaaacatgtattaatgTGTAGTTAAGGTGGGTGTAATTCATGCATGAATTCATATGACTCATAACATAGTTACGGTTAGTTATTGATTAGTAAATAGCTTAACTCATCATTAGTTCATATTAAACtgattattaatttatgtattagtacatgattattcatgtactgttattgtaaagtgttaccataacagcgctatttggaaattatggattatactcccgcctacttttaaaaacaaagttttaacgcgtggttattggaacccggagtaatcttatatacagtgtgttacgacgcaaatagtcatcagattgtaggcgataagaccttcatgcgaaatctgatgtaaacaacagactatgtatctatatttcacggattatatgcatttgtggacaaaaatggtcattggatgtattttattggactttcatggatcattcacacatctgaaacagactggattcgattcgcaatcgttgtatcaacacaaaaggtaagaagtcacgttatatttgcatgttgtcatcttctgtcacaaaatactacatttatgatgctagagcatctgtgtctcaaaacagagatcatacattgatgctaatcccgtaaattataccttttaaatgtatagtgatgttaaaattggttgtaaacagtaggctatatagatatttttgcaggctagatagtttacagcgtggtttcgaaaaaaatatttaacggctttattttacaattctacaagaactaagtaatagtgccttgccaaactaaatgttttttgccaaactaactgagaccgggccttaccgccccggctttctgacgaggctaacccccgagcctcttataactttacggtccggaTCTCCcactagcttctagcaattagcacgtggtccacaagcagtatacatcccccgctgggtcttaatttctgtaatttgcgaaaataatgcgtttgaaaatgctttataac contains the following coding sequences:
- the LOC129446216 gene encoding trace amine-associated receptor 13c-like, which codes for MAYETEAHETQYCFPAINSSCIKTKRSTYEYNIMYVFFSLLSVWTVFLNLLVIISICHFKKLHTPTNMLILSLAVADLLVGLIGIPLKAIKLIETCWYFGYIICRLFTIIMGLLFSASLSNLVLIAVDRYVAVCHPLAYPQKITMIRTIITICVCWFCSSAYNISVGISVSNRKYRCYGECGFMVTFAYIITDLFLSFLLPCIVIITLYLRIFYVAHQQVKVINSLMRSGKHLTEGSVRRKSESKAALTLGIIVTVYLFCWIPYYILILTPNTRMTSVTAYIMLWMLYINSGVNPLIYAIFYPWFRTSVKHILNLSKIFKLA